ATGGTTTGAAGAGATGTTGTATATCCTCTTCTTTAATCTTTACACCTGTATTGATGACCTGCATTTGAATTTGATTTTGTTTAGCGTTGCTGGATAATTTTATATAAACTTTCTCTTTAGGTGGTGAATACATCACTGCATTATGAATAATATTTTTACAGGCTTTTTCTAAGAGAACAGGATCTGTAAAAATAAACTCGTTAAAATCAATTTGCTTTTTAATTTGAATGTCCTTTTGAGAAGCAAAAAATCCGAGATCTTTAGTAATTCTATCTATTAATTTTGATAGCTTTACTTCTTTTAATTGTGGTTTAAAGGTGTGTTGTTCTAATTTTGCCATACTTAAAATTTCGTGAACCAATCGCTCCAGATTTTCAATAATTTGATGATTTTTCTGTAAGTATTGGTTACGATCTTGATACGGGCCAATATTATATATCATTCCTTCTACGTATCCTTTCATAACCGTTAGCGGAGTCTTTAATTCATGTGCTACCGTAGCAAAAAATTCTCTTCGTTTTGCTTCTACTTCTTTTTCTTTTTCAATATCGCTTTTTAATTGCTGATTTGCTCTTTTTAGGTTGAGCATAGCCTGCTGTAAATTAATGGACATATCGTTCAAACTATTAGATAATTCCCCTAATTCATCTGTGGAACGAACTTCTATTTTTTCTGAAAAATCTAATTTCGCCATTTTTTGTGCACCTTCATTAATATAAATGAGAGGCTTTGTAATTAACCTTGAATAGAAATAAGCACTTCCTATACCAATCACAAGTACAATGATACTAATATAGGGAAGAAAACGTACCAAGACCTGTGATGCTTCATCAATAGGTTGAAATGTTGCGAATACCATAAGTATTAAGTTAGCATCTTGGAATTGAATGGGTACCGTAACATCATATAAATTACGAGTGGTATCTGAGCTACCTATGGGTCTTACTTTTTCAATAATGATTGTTTGGCTATCTTTTGGAACGGAAGGAAATGAAGGAGAATAAATAACTACACCTTCTTTATTTTGAAGATAAATCAATACGTTATTTTTTTCTGCATATTCATCAAGAAGTGGCAAAGCATCTTGAAACGCAAGGTTTTTAGATTTACCAATAATTTCTTCTATCCCTGTTTGAAGCTGGTCTGTTTTGTATTGCTCATAAAATGTAGGGAGAAAGAAGTATAAAGTTAAATAAATTAAGGCGGCAAAAGTTAACAAAATAAGAGATGTAGTTATAAAAAGCTTATAGGTAATCTTCTTCATCTTCATAATTTTTACCATCTTACCCATCGATTTTATAACCAATGCCTTTTACTGTTTTAATGTAGGGCGTATTTAATTTTTTTCGTATGTTTTTAATGTGTGTATCAATGATACGAGTTTCTCCATAAGGTTCATATCCCCAAACCCTTTCTACGATGTTTTCTCTGGTGATGACTTTTCTCTTATTTTTTAGTAGTAGTTGTAGAATTTCAAATTCTTTTGCTGTTAAAGAAATTTCCACTTTATTTACATATACCTTATATGTATCACAATCGACATGTATTTCTTTAAAAGATAAATGATTATCTGTACGCTCGCCATAGCTTCTTCTCAGTACTGCTTCGACTCGCCTGATGAAAACATGAAAAGAAAAAGGTTTTGTAATATAATCATCTATACCAAGATCGAACCCCTTCATTTGGTCTTGTTCTTCTTCTAAGGCCGTTAGTAAAATAATTGGTATATTTGACTGGTTTCGAATTATATTGGCAACTTCAAATCCATTGAGATTTGGCATCATCACATCTAAAAGAATTAAATCAAAGGGGTGTTTATTAAATTGTTTCATGCCCTCTAGTCCATCTGATGCAACTGTAACAATATACTGTTGCGTTATTAAAAATTGCTTAATTAGTTCTTGAATTTCTTCATCATCTTCTATTACAAGAATATGATAATTCATTATAATATCACCTCTTGTATTCAGTATATCCGTAGTATCTGTAGTTTGATATGGAATAGGAGAATGGAAAGAACTTTATATCTGTGAGATTTACACCCATTCTTCTTTAAAAGGTGACACAGGAGGATTTGAACCTTTGTTATTTCGTGGGTGTTTCTCTGAATAGCTTGATACAAAAAAGATAGATGTTTGTTTTGTGCAAGTGCGGAAAAATGCAAAAGGTTACAGCGAACAGTGCAGAGGCTAACAGTTCAACTTTTTAAAGGGAATAGATAACGCATCGCGTACACAATCGCTTTCCGCTGTAAATGATGTGGGCATGATAAAGCAAGCGATTTATCATGCTTAAATCAATCAGTGATCACTAAATATCCGATTCCATCACCTAATTTCTAAATTCGAAGTAACAATCACCCTTTTTTGCTTATAACAGTCAGCGAAAATATAAAATAGGCACGCCGCATTTATGACCTTTATAACTGAGTTAGTCAAAGTAGAAACTCCATTCCTGTTTTCAGCATCATAAAAAATAAAATTCTACTACTTAATTAAAATGATAGATCCTTCCCCCTTTTTTTAACAATCTTGAAAATCAGACAGAGAAAAGAAATCTCAATCTTTTTATCAACGCATATATAAATATATTCTCACATATTCAGAAGTAATGACAGTTTGAAAATTCCCTTTTTCAAATGTAAAAAAGACCTCCAAATTGACTTTTTCACTCTGAAGTAAGTTGAAAGAGCGAATTACGAGAGTTAGTGACCAATTCAGATCATTTCCCTTTTTACATCAAGAAATAGATAAGATGCTGTAAGAATATGAGCCGTCTGAATATCATATAATTTATCCCGCTATTTTAGGGCAGCCCGATTGGTGAAGGCTCATAATCAGTGGGGATGAAGAAAACCCCCGCTGATTAAAGTGTCACTTTATATTTAACCGAAAAACTTTGAGGCCAATTCATCTCCCGCCTGCTCACTTCGCGTCCTTGAGGAAGGAATCTTCTTGGATAAAATGATAAAACTTATTATTTCATCTTTTAATATTAAAAGTTCGTGGAACGATAAATATGAATATTTGAATAAAAACTTACAATTCATATACTTAATTTTCTAAACTAAATCATATTAAATTGATTTATCTTTTGGTATCCAAACTTGTTTGACGCTCTAGTATTGAAAATGAATGCCGAAGTAGAAACCTTAAAATAAAAAAAACGTCTAATGAGTATCAAAAATTCTAACTTGATTCCCTCTCATTTTTAATATAGTCTGTATCTTGAGTCTGTATCTTGACAAGGAATTCCATTTAAACTCATTATTTTCACATTAGATACATACGTAACATATAGTTTACTTATGATTGCAAATAAAATATGTTTCGCATAGAGAAACGTTGCTATCCAAAAATGTCAAGAGCCCCCAATAGGTCAACAGGGACGGGTGAATTAAGACGCATCTTAATGTAGATGGTTTTAAACTTATTGCTGTACAGTGTTAAACTCAATAAGCGGGGTTTTTATGATAAAACGAACCGTTTATTTTTAATATAAATATTACACAAAAAGAAAGGGTGCATCTTTGTGAAAAAAAAATGGGTCTATCAAAATAAAATAAAAGTTATTTTAGGTATGTTAACTTTTATTTTATTTTTAGGGGGAACGTATATATATTCTAAAATTCAAAATTTTGGTGAAAGAACATATCAAGAACTCGAAAGAGGACGAAAATCCATGAAAAGAGAACATAAAATCTCCCCTTTAAAAGATAATGTTTCTGTTTTAATCATGGGAGAAGACAATAGCGAAACCAGAGAAGGAGAATATGGAAAGAATGCAAGGACAGATGCATTAATGGTTGCTACGATTAATAAAGAAACTTCTGCAATCAATTTGTTAAGCATTCCACGTGATACTCGTGTCTATATACCTATAAAATCAAAAGAAGATAAAATTGCACATGCACATGCATTTGGTGGCATAGATAGTACAGTAGATACTGTTGAAAAGTTTTTGGATATTCCTATAGATTATTATATTAAATTTAATTTTGATTCCTTCTTAAATCTTATTGATACAATTGGAGGAATTGATGTAGATGTTCCGGTCACATTTACAGAACAAGATAGCAAAGACCAAGCTGATGCTATTCATTTAGAAAAAGGATATCAGCATTTAAATGGTGAACAGGCTCTAGCCTTGACTAGGACACGCCATATTGATAATGATTTTATGCGTGGGCAACGCCAACAATTAGTTATAGAGGCGATTGCTGAAAAACTATTAACCATAAAATCATTAAATAAGTTTAATAGCATATTGGATGAAATTAGTCCACATATGTCTACCAATCTATCCACAACAGATATATTTTCTATTGCTAAAACCATGATGGATCACCCACCTAAAATTAACAAAATGCAAATAAAATGTAGTGATAAATACATAGATGGTATATACTATGCACAACCTAATAAAGAAAGCGTTCAGCAAATTTCAAAAAATTTAAAACAGGAATTACAAAAAATAGAACCTTAATTATATTACGAGGGTGTCCCAAAAAAGTTATGGGACACCCTTTCCCGGTACTATATATACATGTACAACAACAATAAACCTATATACGGTATTTCGTTTGATGGAAAGTACCCTTTTGGAAATCTGTTTTTGTAATCCACGTTGTGACCAACTTGCGTGTAGACTTTGATGCGCTTGCACATGCGTCTCATCTTGATAGAGAAGAACCATGTTTAATCAAGGGAATTGGATCTCGGACGAGTATAACTTAAATTCCCCCCCAAGCATGTGTAAAATGTCTGTAGTCGATATCTCTATATTATACGTACGAGACAATTTAATCCTAATTCTTTCGTAAGACGCTACACTTTTTATCCCGCTATTTTAGG
The window above is part of the Bacillus cytotoxicus NVH 391-98 genome. Proteins encoded here:
- a CDS encoding response regulator transcription factor, coding for MMNYHILVIEDDEEIQELIKQFLITQQYIVTVASDGLEGMKQFNKHPFDLILLDVMMPNLNGFEVANIIRNQSNIPIILLTALEEEQDQMKGFDLGIDDYITKPFSFHVFIRRVEAVLRRSYGERTDNHLSFKEIHVDCDTYKVYVNKVEISLTAKEFEILQLLLKNKRKVITRENIVERVWGYEPYGETRIIDTHIKNIRKKLNTPYIKTVKGIGYKIDG
- a CDS encoding LCP family protein; protein product: MKKKWVYQNKIKVILGMLTFILFLGGTYIYSKIQNFGERTYQELERGRKSMKREHKISPLKDNVSVLIMGEDNSETREGEYGKNARTDALMVATINKETSAINLLSIPRDTRVYIPIKSKEDKIAHAHAFGGIDSTVDTVEKFLDIPIDYYIKFNFDSFLNLIDTIGGIDVDVPVTFTEQDSKDQADAIHLEKGYQHLNGEQALALTRTRHIDNDFMRGQRQQLVIEAIAEKLLTIKSLNKFNSILDEISPHMSTNLSTTDIFSIAKTMMDHPPKINKMQIKCSDKYIDGIYYAQPNKESVQQISKNLKQELQKIEP